In one window of Pseudodesulfovibrio sediminis DNA:
- a CDS encoding nucleoside deaminase, whose amino-acid sequence MNTTFTLSDLSFTLAMPEWAADALGELPAFMPSKEERMAAVLSFARRNFINNSGGPFAAGVFERETGKLVVIGVNRVMEYGCSSAHAEIMALSLAQKMLGTYDLGAKGLPAHELVVNWRPCAMCFGAVLWSGVRGLTIAGAGPELEEITGFDEGPIVPLWREELERRGIELKEDVLRDEAVAVYEEFAASQNVVYNARQGNE is encoded by the coding sequence ATGAACACGACATTCACTTTATCTGACCTGTCTTTTACCCTAGCCATGCCGGAGTGGGCTGCTGACGCCTTGGGCGAACTGCCTGCTTTCATGCCGAGCAAGGAAGAAAGGATGGCTGCCGTTCTTTCGTTTGCCCGCCGTAATTTCATCAATAATTCCGGCGGTCCGTTTGCTGCCGGGGTGTTTGAGCGAGAGACGGGAAAGCTGGTGGTCATCGGTGTGAATCGGGTAATGGAGTATGGGTGCTCCTCTGCCCATGCAGAAATCATGGCCCTGTCATTGGCTCAGAAAATGTTGGGTACATACGATCTTGGCGCCAAAGGGCTCCCGGCCCATGAATTGGTGGTTAACTGGCGGCCATGCGCCATGTGTTTCGGTGCTGTACTCTGGTCAGGTGTTCGAGGTTTGACCATTGCCGGGGCAGGGCCGGAGCTTGAGGAAATAACCGGATTTGACGAAGGGCCGATAGTGCCCCTATGGCGTGAGGAATTGGAACGGCGCGGCATTGAGTTGAAAGAAGATGTATTGCGGGATGAAGCCGTTGCCGTCTACGAGGAATTCGCGGCTTCACAGAATGTTGTGTACAACGCCCGACAGGGGAATGAATAG
- the nifJ gene encoding pyruvate:ferredoxin (flavodoxin) oxidoreductase, translating to MSKMKTMDGNTAAAWVAYAMSETAAIYPITPSSTMGEIADEWAAQGRKNIFGQTVEVRQLQSEAGAAGAVHGSLAGGSLTTTFTASQGLLLMIPNMYKIAGELLPSVFHVSARALAAHALSIFGDHQDVMACRQTGYAMLAAASVQEVMDLSLVAHLSTVEASVPFVSFFDGFRTSHEIQKIEVIDYDDMKPLLNMDKVAEFRARSMNPEHPDVRGTAQNPDIYFQGREASNSYYDVIPEIVEEYMNKVSALTGRDYKPFDYVGAPDADRVIIAMGSSCEAIEEVVNHLNAEGEKVGLIKVRLYRPFSAKHFLAVLPETAKVVAVLDRTKEPGALGDPLYQDVCTVLFEKGDGPIVTAGRYGLGSKEFTPAMVKAIYHNLAESSPQARFTVGIEDDVTKTSLATTEALDTTPKGTVQCKFWGLGSDGTVGANKQAIKIIGDNTDMYAQGYFAYDSKKSGGITISHLRFGDEPIQSTYLVTAADYIACHNPSYVHLYDVLDGIKEGGTFVLNTAWTAEEMDAQLPAAMRRTIARKNLKFYTVDAVKIAGEVGLGGRINMIMQTAFFKLADVIPFEEAVSLLKAGIKAAYGKKGDKIVNMNNAAVDNAIDAIIEVPVPAAWADLTDDAVTADNAPDYVKNVMRPVLAQKGDDLPVSAFSVDGTMPLSTARYEKRGVAIKVPEWIADNCIQCNQCAYVCPHSALRPVLATDDEMKNAPATFGTIEAKGKDVKGMAYRMQVAAQDCLGCGNCADICPAKEKALVMEPIATQLDAEVPNWDFAETVSFKDAFKRDSVKGSQFRQSLMEFSGACAGCGETPYVKVLTQLFGERMIIANATGCSSIWGASAPSTPYCTNSDGHGPAWGNSLFEDAAEFGFGIEMGVNNRRDTLVRKCEAAVADATGDVKTALEGWLAAKDAPEASAEAGAVLKAALEGSSDEALKAIAADADLFTKKSVWVFGGDGWAYDIGFGGVDHVIASGKDINILVMDTEVYSNTGGQSSKATPLGSIAKFAAAGKGTGKKDLGRMAMTYGYVYVASVAMGADKQQTMKAFKEAEAYPGPSLVICYAPCINQGIKKGMGKTQLEQKLAVDSGYWPLYRYNPALTDEGKNPFQLESKAPDGTLQEFMSGENRYAMLERFHPELSKAFREQIEKDYADRYQILTHLAEADFSKPEPEEAEVCGVSAENPGSGEPCDDGR from the coding sequence ATGTCCAAGATGAAAACGATGGATGGCAACACCGCCGCCGCCTGGGTGGCCTACGCCATGAGCGAAACCGCCGCCATCTACCCCATCACTCCTTCGTCCACCATGGGCGAAATCGCCGACGAGTGGGCCGCACAGGGCCGCAAGAATATTTTCGGCCAGACTGTTGAAGTTCGCCAGCTCCAGAGTGAAGCCGGTGCCGCCGGTGCTGTCCACGGCTCATTGGCCGGAGGTTCACTGACCACCACCTTCACCGCTTCCCAGGGCCTCCTGCTGATGATCCCCAACATGTATAAGATCGCGGGCGAGCTGCTCCCCTCCGTCTTCCATGTTTCGGCCCGCGCTCTCGCAGCCCACGCACTGTCCATCTTCGGTGACCATCAGGACGTCATGGCCTGTCGCCAGACCGGTTACGCCATGCTGGCCGCCGCATCTGTCCAGGAAGTCATGGACCTCTCACTGGTCGCACACCTGTCCACTGTTGAAGCGAGCGTCCCGTTCGTATCCTTCTTTGACGGGTTCCGCACCTCTCATGAAATCCAGAAGATCGAAGTCATTGACTATGACGACATGAAGCCGCTGCTCAACATGGACAAGGTCGCCGAATTCCGTGCCCGCTCCATGAACCCGGAACACCCGGACGTTCGCGGCACCGCCCAGAACCCGGACATCTACTTCCAGGGTCGCGAAGCTTCCAACTCCTACTACGACGTCATTCCCGAGATCGTGGAAGAATACATGAACAAGGTCTCCGCCCTCACCGGCCGTGACTACAAGCCCTTCGACTACGTTGGTGCTCCTGATGCGGACCGCGTCATCATCGCCATGGGTTCCTCCTGCGAAGCCATCGAGGAAGTCGTCAACCACCTGAACGCAGAAGGCGAAAAAGTCGGCCTCATCAAGGTCCGCCTGTATCGTCCTTTTTCTGCCAAGCATTTCCTGGCCGTGCTGCCCGAGACCGCCAAGGTCGTGGCAGTGCTCGACCGCACCAAAGAGCCCGGCGCTCTGGGCGACCCCCTGTATCAGGACGTCTGTACCGTTCTGTTTGAAAAGGGTGACGGCCCCATCGTTACCGCTGGTCGCTACGGCCTCGGTTCCAAGGAATTCACCCCTGCGATGGTCAAAGCCATTTACCATAACCTGGCGGAGTCCAGCCCCCAAGCCCGCTTCACAGTGGGTATCGAGGACGACGTCACCAAGACCTCCCTTGCCACAACCGAGGCCCTGGACACCACTCCAAAAGGCACAGTGCAGTGCAAGTTCTGGGGTCTCGGTTCGGACGGCACTGTGGGCGCAAACAAACAGGCCATCAAAATCATCGGCGACAACACCGACATGTACGCACAGGGATACTTTGCCTACGACTCCAAGAAGTCCGGCGGCATCACCATCTCCCACCTGCGCTTCGGTGACGAACCGATCCAGTCCACCTATCTCGTGACCGCAGCCGATTACATTGCCTGCCACAACCCGAGCTACGTGCACCTCTACGATGTCCTCGACGGCATCAAGGAAGGCGGAACCTTCGTCCTGAACACAGCCTGGACCGCCGAAGAAATGGACGCGCAGCTGCCCGCAGCCATGCGCCGCACCATTGCCCGGAAGAACCTCAAGTTCTACACCGTGGACGCGGTCAAGATCGCTGGTGAAGTCGGCCTCGGCGGACGCATCAACATGATCATGCAGACCGCCTTCTTCAAGCTGGCCGACGTCATTCCTTTTGAGGAAGCCGTTTCTCTGCTCAAGGCCGGTATCAAGGCCGCCTACGGCAAGAAGGGCGACAAGATCGTCAATATGAACAACGCCGCAGTGGACAACGCCATCGATGCCATCATCGAGGTTCCGGTTCCCGCTGCATGGGCAGACCTCACCGACGACGCTGTCACCGCTGACAACGCCCCCGACTACGTGAAGAACGTCATGCGTCCGGTCCTGGCCCAGAAGGGTGACGACCTGCCCGTGTCCGCCTTCTCCGTGGACGGCACCATGCCCCTTTCCACCGCACGGTACGAAAAGCGCGGCGTGGCCATCAAGGTCCCCGAATGGATCGCTGACAACTGCATCCAGTGTAACCAGTGTGCCTATGTCTGCCCCCACTCCGCTCTGCGTCCGGTTCTCGCAACCGACGACGAGATGAAGAACGCCCCTGCCACCTTCGGTACCATCGAAGCCAAGGGCAAGGACGTAAAAGGAATGGCGTACCGCATGCAGGTTGCAGCACAGGACTGCCTCGGTTGCGGTAACTGCGCTGACATCTGCCCTGCCAAGGAAAAAGCGCTGGTCATGGAACCCATTGCCACGCAGCTGGACGCAGAAGTTCCCAACTGGGACTTTGCCGAAACCGTTTCCTTCAAGGATGCCTTTAAGCGCGATTCCGTCAAGGGCTCCCAGTTCCGCCAGTCTCTCATGGAATTCTCCGGTGCCTGCGCCGGTTGTGGCGAGACCCCGTACGTCAAGGTGCTGACCCAGCTCTTCGGCGAACGCATGATCATCGCCAACGCCACCGGCTGCTCCTCCATCTGGGGCGCAAGCGCACCGTCCACTCCGTACTGCACCAACAGCGACGGCCACGGCCCTGCATGGGGCAACTCCCTGTTCGAAGACGCAGCCGAATTCGGCTTCGGCATCGAGATGGGTGTCAACAACCGCCGCGACACGCTGGTGCGCAAATGCGAAGCCGCTGTTGCAGACGCAACCGGCGACGTGAAAACCGCCCTTGAAGGCTGGCTCGCCGCCAAGGACGCCCCCGAGGCTTCCGCTGAAGCAGGTGCTGTCCTCAAGGCCGCGCTGGAAGGCTCCTCTGACGAAGCCCTCAAGGCCATCGCAGCCGACGCCGACCTGTTCACCAAGAAGTCCGTCTGGGTCTTCGGTGGTGACGGCTGGGCCTACGACATCGGTTTCGGCGGCGTGGACCACGTCATCGCATCCGGCAAGGATATCAACATCCTGGTCATGGATACCGAAGTTTACTCCAACACCGGTGGTCAGTCCTCCAAGGCCACTCCGCTCGGCTCCATCGCCAAGTTCGCCGCTGCCGGTAAAGGCACCGGCAAAAAAGACCTTGGTCGCATGGCAATGACTTATGGCTACGTCTACGTTGCCTCCGTCGCCATGGGCGCTGACAAGCAACAGACCATGAAGGCATTCAAGGAAGCCGAGGCTTACCCCGGACCGTCTCTGGTCATCTGCTACGCACCTTGCATCAACCAGGGCATCAAGAAGGGCATGGGCAAGACCCAGCTCGAACAGAAGCTGGCCGTGGACTCCGGTTACTGGCCGCTCTACCGCTACAACCCGGCACTCACCGACGAAGGCAAGAATCCCTTCCAGCTTGAGTCCAAGGCTCCTGACGGAA
- a CDS encoding sigma-54-dependent transcriptional regulator: protein MARILIIDDDHEVCETMESLITRLTHQCDTAHTLDAGLRLARKTDYDVIFLDVRLPDGNGLEILPKIMAMSAPPEVIILTGKGDPDGAELAIKGGVWDYLLKPSSVREISLTLGRALKYHDEKAGQNRQGTLDLSGVVGESPSIKASFNLLAQAARSDSNVLITGQTGTGKELFASTIHENSKRKANNFVVVDCAGLTESLLESTLYGHRKGAFTGAQTDRIGLVKLADGGTLFLDEVGEMPLSMQKAFLRVLQERTYRPVGDTREQTSNFRLVAATNRDLDEMVTKGEFRQDLLYRIKTMHIHLPPLMQRPEDIRALCIFRVQQLCKQYGMEPKTFGSDFHPALASYTWPGNVRELFNILERAVVSASNEKTLYAMHLPRELRIQIAKAQIERMTGSDVASETGETQDDAPARKIGLDIFEDIFDQKLPTLRDFKGMAEKVYLGELIRQCDGDLPRILKASKLSRSHFYSLLKKYGLSL from the coding sequence GTGGCTCGGATATTAATCATCGACGACGACCATGAGGTCTGTGAGACCATGGAGAGCCTGATCACCAGGCTCACACACCAATGTGACACAGCGCACACTCTGGACGCCGGACTCAGGCTGGCCCGGAAGACAGACTATGACGTCATCTTTCTGGACGTTCGGCTTCCCGATGGCAACGGTCTGGAAATACTCCCCAAAATCATGGCCATGAGTGCCCCGCCCGAGGTCATAATCCTCACGGGCAAGGGAGACCCGGACGGCGCCGAGCTTGCTATCAAGGGCGGTGTCTGGGACTACCTGCTCAAGCCGTCCTCCGTGCGCGAGATATCCCTGACCCTGGGACGCGCCCTCAAATATCACGATGAAAAAGCAGGCCAGAACCGGCAGGGAACCCTTGATCTCTCAGGCGTGGTCGGCGAAAGCCCTTCCATCAAGGCAAGCTTCAACCTGCTGGCCCAGGCCGCCCGGTCGGATTCGAATGTCCTCATCACAGGACAGACCGGCACAGGCAAGGAACTATTTGCCTCTACAATCCATGAAAATTCAAAAAGAAAAGCAAACAATTTCGTCGTGGTAGACTGCGCCGGTCTGACGGAATCCCTGCTGGAATCCACGCTGTACGGCCACCGCAAGGGGGCGTTTACCGGTGCCCAGACCGATCGTATCGGACTGGTCAAGCTGGCTGACGGCGGGACGCTCTTTTTGGATGAGGTAGGCGAAATGCCCCTCTCCATGCAAAAGGCGTTTCTCCGCGTTCTGCAGGAACGCACATACCGCCCCGTGGGCGACACGCGCGAACAGACATCCAATTTCAGACTGGTGGCAGCGACCAATCGGGACCTGGATGAAATGGTGACCAAGGGTGAGTTCCGGCAGGACCTTCTCTACAGGATAAAAACCATGCATATCCACCTGCCCCCGCTCATGCAACGCCCCGAAGATATCCGCGCCCTCTGCATCTTCCGCGTCCAACAGCTTTGCAAACAGTACGGCATGGAGCCCAAAACCTTTGGCTCGGACTTTCATCCAGCACTCGCCAGTTACACCTGGCCTGGCAATGTTCGGGAACTCTTCAATATCCTGGAACGAGCTGTGGTTTCCGCCAGCAATGAAAAAACGCTCTACGCCATGCACCTGCCGCGTGAACTGCGCATTCAGATTGCCAAGGCACAGATCGAACGCATGACCGGTTCCGACGTCGCCTCAGAAACAGGCGAGACGCAGGACGATGCCCCGGCCAGAAAGATCGGACTGGATATCTTCGAGGATATCTTTGACCAGAAACTACCAACATTGCGGGATTTCAAGGGAATGGCAGAAAAAGTCTACCTTGGCGAACTGATACGTCAGTGTGACGGCGACCTGCCCAGGATTCTCAAGGCATCAAAACTATCACGTTCGCATTTCTACAGTCTGCTCAAGAAATACGGGCTCTCACTCTAA
- a CDS encoding DNA-3-methyladenine glycosylase I: MQTYCHMCRELDETDVDRVYHDTMYGFPIDDDNELFGRLILEINQAGLSWTTILNKQENFRKAYDQFDIATISQYGEQERARLLSNAGIIRNKLKVNAAIHNAQTVVTIQKKYGSFKTWLDEHHPLTKEEWTRLFKKRFKFVGGEIIGEFLISSGYLPGAHIESCPIYTKILKTNPAWLTTK; the protein is encoded by the coding sequence ATGCAAACCTATTGCCATATGTGCCGGGAATTGGACGAGACAGATGTCGATCGCGTGTATCATGACACCATGTACGGATTCCCCATTGACGATGACAACGAACTCTTCGGACGCCTGATTCTGGAAATAAACCAGGCGGGCTTGAGCTGGACCACGATTCTCAACAAGCAGGAAAATTTTCGGAAAGCCTATGACCAGTTCGATATTGCGACCATCAGTCAATATGGAGAACAGGAACGAGCACGACTCCTGAGCAATGCGGGCATCATCCGCAACAAGCTGAAAGTCAACGCGGCTATCCACAATGCGCAAACAGTTGTAACCATTCAAAAAAAATACGGATCTTTCAAGACCTGGCTGGATGAGCACCATCCGCTGACCAAAGAGGAGTGGACCAGACTTTTCAAGAAACGGTTCAAATTCGTCGGGGGCGAAATCATTGGCGAATTTCTGATCAGTTCCGGCTACCTGCCCGGAGCCCATATCGAATCCTGCCCGATTTATACCAAGATACTGAAGACGAACCCGGCATGGCTCACAACAAAATAG